From Candidatus Cloacimonadaceae bacterium, the proteins below share one genomic window:
- the greA gene encoding transcription elongation factor GreA encodes MMDLSLFITANGMEKIQRRINTLMAERPEVIKAIAIAREFGDLSENAEYKAARERQRAIDTEIDGLRRRASRLKVVNPDSLPKDAIRFGSICLTIDDQTGEQTSFQVLGVDELNFFDEPGIQAVSVLSPIGKALLGKKPGETAIVKAPMGERYLKIDQIN; translated from the coding sequence ATGATGGATTTGAGCCTCTTTATCACTGCAAACGGCATGGAAAAGATCCAGCGGCGGATCAATACCCTGATGGCGGAACGCCCGGAAGTGATAAAAGCCATCGCCATCGCCCGCGAATTTGGCGATCTCAGCGAAAATGCCGAATACAAAGCAGCCCGTGAAAGACAACGCGCAATTGATACCGAGATCGACGGTCTGCGCCGCCGCGCTTCGAGACTCAAAGTGGTGAACCCGGATTCCCTGCCCAAGGACGCGATCCGTTTTGGCAGCATCTGCCTCACCATCGACGATCAGACCGGCGAGCAAACCTCGTTTCAGGTGTTGGGCGTGGACGAGCTTAATTTCTTTGACGAACCGGGCATTCAGGCGGTTTCCGTTCTTTCTCCCATCGGCAAAGCGCTGCTGGGTAAAAAGCCTGGTGAGACCGCCATCGTCAAAGCTCCCATGGGCGAACGATACTTAAAAATAGATCAAATAAATTAG